In a genomic window of Algoriphagus halophilus:
- a CDS encoding DUF5995 family protein — MKTIDEVLLRMDEIVAECEQKNSRIGYFAILYRQVTRRIKKGIELQEFEDNPRMERLDVLFAGRFIDAYDTWKSGQQPTKSWDIAFEASKSSSYLVLQHLFLGINAHINLDLGISAAETVGSEPLEGIQKDFNQINSILAELVDGVKANISKVSPVFGLLIPLAKGRDEMLLNFSIQLARDGAWKYAGEYYSGVNREALIQDRDLNISNLAIKLIRPGKFLSFIVKIIGFAEWKSVSNTMNQLDIVAKKSI, encoded by the coding sequence ATGAAAACAATCGACGAGGTTTTGCTCCGCATGGATGAGATTGTGGCGGAATGCGAACAAAAAAATTCAAGAATTGGCTATTTCGCCATATTGTATAGGCAAGTAACCCGAAGGATTAAAAAAGGAATTGAACTACAGGAGTTTGAAGATAACCCAAGAATGGAGCGGCTTGACGTTCTTTTTGCTGGTCGATTTATTGATGCCTATGATACCTGGAAATCTGGACAGCAACCCACCAAAAGTTGGGATATTGCATTTGAAGCTAGTAAATCAAGCTCATATTTAGTTTTGCAGCACTTGTTTTTGGGCATCAATGCCCATATCAATCTTGACCTGGGTATTTCTGCTGCAGAAACGGTGGGCAGCGAACCCTTAGAGGGAATACAAAAAGACTTTAATCAAATCAATTCCATCTTGGCAGAACTGGTAGATGGCGTAAAAGCAAATATTAGCAAAGTATCTCCTGTTTTTGGCTTATTGATTCCTTTGGCAAAAGGACGTGATGAAATGCTCTTGAATTTCAGTATCCAACTAGCTAGAGATGGGGCTTGGAAGTATGCAGGAGAGTACTATTCAGGTGTAAACCGGGAGGCTTTGATTCAGGATCGGGATTTGAATATTTCAAACTTGGCCATTAAACTGATTCGCCCAGGAAAATTTCTTTCATTTATAGTAAAAATCATTGGTTTCGCAGAATGGAAATCTGTGAGCAACACCATGAATCAACTAGATATTGTAGCTAAAAAATCGATCTGA
- a CDS encoding dipeptidase, producing MKKLLFALGVITILYFIATFFVPPYIEEQRNPVKSPPPYSVSTEAQEIYDRLDFISDLHCDALLWGRDLTQKGSIGHVDFPRMREVNVGLEMFTIVSKSPSGQNMKSNSADTFDNITPLTIAKGVAPNQWFSLINRTLGQAESLHQFIEEENGKVIFVHDKKSFEELISARNTDKTVVGAMLGIEGAHALEGSLENLEKVYEAGIRMIGPTHFFDNELGGSAHGENGAGLTDFGKSVIKRMNELNIFVDLAHCSPAIVEDVLEMTTKPVMVSHIGVQSVLDSQRNLSDDQIRKIAANGGIIGVAFFDMAVGVPEIDGIVATMKHIRDLVGVEYIALGSDYDGAVEVPFDITGLPLIVEALLKEGFTEEEIRAIMGENVKRFFLKNLI from the coding sequence ATGAAGAAATTATTGTTTGCCTTAGGAGTAATCACGATCCTATATTTTATAGCTACCTTTTTCGTTCCTCCTTATATTGAAGAACAACGGAACCCGGTAAAATCTCCCCCACCTTATTCGGTGTCCACTGAAGCACAGGAAATCTATGATCGGTTGGATTTTATCTCAGACCTTCATTGCGACGCATTATTGTGGGGTAGGGATTTAACACAAAAAGGCAGTATTGGACATGTGGATTTCCCAAGGATGAGGGAAGTAAATGTGGGTTTGGAAATGTTTACGATCGTTTCAAAATCCCCTTCGGGACAAAACATGAAAAGCAATAGTGCAGATACTTTCGACAATATCACTCCGCTGACCATTGCGAAAGGAGTAGCCCCCAATCAATGGTTTAGCCTAATTAATAGAACACTTGGTCAAGCTGAAAGTCTCCATCAATTTATTGAAGAAGAGAATGGAAAAGTAATTTTTGTTCATGACAAAAAAAGCTTTGAAGAATTAATCTCTGCCAGAAACACGGATAAGACAGTAGTTGGTGCCATGTTGGGTATTGAAGGCGCACATGCATTGGAGGGATCATTGGAAAACTTGGAAAAAGTTTACGAAGCTGGAATTCGAATGATCGGCCCCACCCACTTCTTTGACAACGAACTTGGGGGCTCAGCACATGGAGAAAACGGTGCTGGTTTGACTGACTTTGGGAAATCTGTCATCAAAAGAATGAACGAGCTTAACATATTTGTAGACCTAGCTCATTGCTCACCTGCCATCGTGGAAGATGTATTAGAAATGACTACAAAACCAGTCATGGTTTCTCACATTGGCGTACAAAGCGTGCTAGATTCTCAAAGAAATCTGAGTGACGATCAAATCAGGAAAATCGCCGCTAACGGAGGTATTATTGGGGTTGCTTTTTTTGATATGGCTGTAGGAGTACCAGAAATCGATGGAATTGTAGCAACGATGAAACACATTAGGGATTTGGTAGGAGTCGAGTACATTGCACTTGGTTCTGATTATGATGGAGCAGTGGAAGTACCTTTTGACATCACTGGCTTACCCCTCATTGTAGAGGCGCTACTGAAGGAAGGATTTACTGAAGAAGAAATTCGAGCAATAATGGGAGAAAATGTAAAGCGGTTCTTTCTTAAAAATTTGATCTAA
- a CDS encoding VIT1/CCC1 transporter family protein: MKESQIHQESKYFRKLQEYLSEFVYGGIDGAVTTFAVVAGGFGADLDAGIIIILGFANLFADGFSMSVGAYLSAKSNKENFKKHEAIEYWEIENLPEIEREEIVDIYKAKGFKGELLEQVVDQITSNKELWVAEMMKDELNLMQESKSPFKIGLATFISFLSVGFIPLLVYLWTYFNPSEINIFLWTSILTGIAFIIIGWLKSIVNQTSEFKSIAETVALGVLAAVVAYYVGDILENFFLK; this comes from the coding sequence ATGAAGGAATCTCAAATACATCAGGAGAGTAAGTACTTTCGAAAACTTCAAGAATATTTAAGTGAGTTTGTATATGGGGGAATCGATGGGGCGGTTACCACATTTGCAGTTGTAGCAGGGGGATTTGGAGCAGATTTAGATGCTGGCATCATCATCATTTTAGGCTTTGCCAATCTATTTGCTGATGGTTTTTCTATGTCCGTAGGAGCCTATCTATCGGCAAAAAGCAACAAAGAAAACTTTAAGAAACATGAAGCCATTGAATATTGGGAAATCGAAAATCTCCCAGAAATAGAACGAGAGGAAATTGTTGACATCTACAAAGCAAAAGGATTTAAAGGAGAGCTATTAGAGCAAGTAGTGGATCAGATCACATCCAACAAAGAACTGTGGGTTGCTGAAATGATGAAAGACGAACTTAACCTTATGCAGGAATCCAAAAGCCCATTTAAAATTGGCTTGGCCACATTTATTTCATTCTTATCGGTGGGATTTATTCCGCTATTGGTTTATTTATGGACTTATTTTAATCCATCCGAAATAAATATATTTCTATGGACAAGTATTCTTACCGGAATAGCTTTTATAATCATAGGCTGGCTAAAATCTATCGTCAATCAGACCTCAGAGTTTAAAAGTATTGCCGAAACGGTTGCTCTGGGAGTGTTGGCTGCTGTAGTTGCCTACTATGTGGGAGATATATTAGAAAACTTTTTTCTCAAGTAA
- a CDS encoding DUF779 domain-containing protein has protein sequence MESIKRVLVTEQAKEVIDTLRKRFGSELMFHQSGGCCDGSSPMCFEKGDFKVGSQDVWLGEVYGCDFFMSADQFEYWKHTQLTLDVTPGRGSSFSIEIPMGIRFMIRSKLFTEEELMNLSPIKSGEELLKEN, from the coding sequence ATGGAATCTATCAAAAGAGTCTTAGTCACTGAGCAAGCAAAAGAAGTAATTGATACCCTAAGAAAAAGATTTGGATCTGAGTTGATGTTTCATCAAAGCGGTGGATGCTGTGATGGATCTTCTCCTATGTGCTTCGAAAAAGGTGACTTTAAAGTAGGCAGTCAAGATGTATGGCTAGGGGAAGTTTATGGCTGCGATTTTTTCATGAGTGCAGATCAATTTGAATACTGGAAACATACCCAGCTCACCTTGGACGTAACGCCGGGAAGAGGAAGTAGTTTCTCCATAGAAATCCCAATGGGAATTCGGTTTATGATTCGTTCCAAACTTTTCACCGAAGAAGAGTTAATGAATCTTAGTCCTATCAAAAGTGGAGAAGAACTCTTAAAAGAAAACTAA
- a CDS encoding DUF4407 domain-containing protein, which translates to MEQLTRFFWFCSGANFSLLKRSPTESNKYIGIGATVFFTGVLAALAAGYALYTVFQSVWPAMLFGLLWGFMIFNLDRFIVSSMRKKKSAWGEWKLAIPRLVLAVLLALVISKPLELKMFEREINRKIDEKRTEFIAQSKANLAKGFPEIQELELKIETLKAEILDAEAFRDQVQREYDAERFGEKTASTSGIVGIGTNAKKKEQQLDAAQLALDDLRARNQVRIDTVEAQIRDFMALRQAEFEKQQPGIEGFDGLAARMDALSSLTEESAAMAMANVFIMLLFIAIETAPIFVKLISPRGPYDEYLELHEDKVRLFKSEKWTKAMGESNARVDYFQETHFYATDLKKKKTNRKNEVMTESEISDLESKYKI; encoded by the coding sequence ATGGAGCAACTCACTCGTTTTTTCTGGTTTTGCAGTGGGGCGAATTTTTCATTATTGAAAAGATCGCCCACTGAATCGAATAAATATATAGGAATTGGTGCTACTGTTTTCTTTACAGGAGTCCTCGCAGCCTTGGCAGCAGGTTATGCCTTGTATACCGTATTCCAATCTGTCTGGCCGGCTATGTTATTTGGTCTTTTATGGGGATTTATGATCTTCAACCTGGACCGATTCATCGTCTCCAGCATGAGGAAGAAGAAAAGTGCCTGGGGAGAATGGAAATTGGCAATACCTAGATTGGTGTTGGCTGTATTGCTTGCACTAGTCATTTCAAAACCCCTGGAGCTAAAAATGTTTGAGCGGGAGATCAATCGTAAAATTGATGAGAAACGAACCGAATTCATTGCTCAATCGAAAGCAAACCTTGCGAAAGGATTTCCGGAAATACAGGAGCTGGAATTGAAAATAGAGACTTTGAAAGCAGAAATCTTGGATGCAGAAGCTTTTAGAGATCAAGTTCAAAGGGAGTATGATGCTGAACGTTTTGGTGAGAAGACTGCCAGTACAAGTGGGATAGTGGGGATTGGTACCAATGCAAAGAAAAAGGAACAACAATTAGATGCCGCTCAATTGGCATTGGATGATTTAAGAGCCAGAAATCAGGTGAGGATAGATACAGTAGAAGCTCAAATCAGGGATTTTATGGCTTTGAGGCAAGCTGAATTCGAGAAACAGCAACCTGGGATAGAAGGGTTTGATGGACTTGCTGCGAGAATGGATGCCTTGTCTAGTTTGACAGAAGAAAGTGCAGCCATGGCCATGGCCAATGTTTTCATTATGCTTCTTTTTATTGCAATTGAAACTGCTCCGATTTTTGTGAAATTAATTTCTCCAAGAGGTCCTTATGATGAATATCTAGAATTGCATGAAGACAAAGTGAGGCTATTTAAGAGTGAAAAATGGACCAAAGCTATGGGTGAATCCAATGCGAGGGTAGATTACTTCCAGGAAACACATTTTTATGCAACCGATTTGAAAAAGAAGAAAACCAACCGTAAAAATGAGGTGATGACTGAGTCAGAAATTTCCGACTTGGAATCAAAATATAAAATTTAA